The genome window TTAAATACCTGGGCAGCATCCTATCTGAGGGCTGATACATCGACCATGAAACCCACATCTAGATAAAACAAGCCTCTGCAGCCTTCGGCAAACTCTGACAAAACGTCTTTCAAACCAAGCATGTCTATCTGCACACCAAAGTAACCATCTATAAAGCTGTCTATATCACTACTCTCCTATTAAGCTGATCTAAGATCCCTGCAGCGAATTCTTGGGATCACGTACCACATTCCGTAGTGCTTGCCAGGAAACCTACAAGAGCATGGAGGCCACGATCCCTGAACACCAGCTGCATCGATTTGGCCATGTTATCAGGATGCCTAAAGATCCCCTGCCATAGCAAGTTCTGTATGGACAGCTTCGTCTGGGCCACTAGTACAAAGACCAGCTAAAAACATCACTGAGGAAATGTGAATTTCACCCCAGATGACTTGAAGAAGCTGCTGTTAACTGTACCACCTGGTAGCAGCTCTGGCACACAGGAATAGATGGATTTGGAGAGGAAcaggaagaaacaaacaaaaaaacaagactaaGGAGACATACAGCAATGCCTTCCCCCAATAACCCAGACTTCACATGTCCAACATGCAATAAAATATGTGGATCAAGGATTGGACTCTATAGCCATCAAAGAACACACTATTAATGAGGACAAATGTGATCGTTAAGGTAGAATTAGTGTCTtattgcagtgttggtgtgtgttagtgtaatgttggtgtttgttagtctagttatggtgtgtgttagtctagtgttggtgtgtgttagtgtgctgaGGTCAGTAAGGGGAATCAAAGCCATCAAAGAACACACCGTAGAATTAGTGTCTTAGTGcactgttggtgtgtgttagtgtaatgttggtgtttggtcatacagtgttggtgtgtgttagtgtagtgttggtgtgtgttagtctagtgttggtgtgtgttagtgtgctgaGGTCAGTAAGGGGAATCTGTGCTGTGCTCAGCTCTTGGCATTGCAGGGCTTTGCGGTGGTATAAGTGTGGCTCATTgttctttaaatgttctttaaaatggagtcagtatttaatggtgattttttttttttgtactaatGAGAATCAGCCTGAACTTGGCTCTGCACCCATTATGTGTTCTGTTTCTGTGTACTTTACAGAATTCTTCATGTAAATTTTCAGCATTGGACTGGAAGTTTTGGTTGGTGAGTGAGCTCCACGCCTCACTACTGGATAGGACAATCTATGGTTCTATGACTGATTCAATAGTTTGAGGCTAACTTGAATTTGTATTTGAGTAGGAATTTGTGGCTTAATTGCATAGATTGTCCTGCTTGCTTTGTCTGTCAGATTGTTGAGTGTGGGAGTGAAAGTTCCTTTTGAGGTCATGTTTAGTCTTAACTAATTATATTTCTTACAGATTTCTATTTTGTGTGATCTAATGTTATGGAGGTGAAGTTCCCTAAGATCTGACTCTTTTCTGTACTATGagagtttttgtctttttcaagTTGACTGTCAGGGTAAAATCTTTGCTAACTAAACTTAGTTTAATTAGATTATGTATGTTTTTGCTCAGTGCATGTCCTAAAAATATTGCCACATACCTAGTTTATCCTAGCACCCTCAGTTTATCAGTGTGCTGGACTAGTTTAGCATTTCCTTTATACTGATTTTGATGCAGTGCTTATTTTTTACACTCACTGATTCATCAAACTACAGGCTGTCCCAAacaaagtctccatacataggggaaattaacacttttaagCAAAATGGAGCATTATTCACAAACCATCCTCTACACGattaccatttctttgtaaacacacacagaggcttcTCTCCCGATTTTGGCCcccagtttggcaacagtgtcatgtgtgatggGCTTGCCATGTTTCCAGGCATGAgtatgatttcaatatgttcttcttttgtcaaaggcattcttaaaggctatctgaaaaaaaaaacctataataTAAACcatgtatgaaaaattttggaagccaggacattttgctgaaaagtgttaatttcccctatgtatggagacttttgggaaacaatattataatcatattattaatgcaaataaaatgaactCCCTTTAAAATGCCTCATTATAACTGGGTATTTGCAAAGATGATATGTGACTTTGCATCCCAGTGCTGTTCattttacagaagaaaaaaagattagcaTAGAATATTCATTagcattgaaaaataaatatgattttactTTTGCTTCTTTATTATGTCATAAAGTGTCTACAGCAGAGATTACatgtaaagagaaaaataaagttttaaactgccaaaatgtaatttataataGTGGTCTACATTACAGTTTTAACatcacatctttaaaaaaatcacaatgaaAGCACAAATGTGTCTTGTTTTTTATAAACCTGTATGAATTTAGCGATATACATTCATTTGTACTATTATTGACATTCCTTCTcataatgtgtgtctgtgttttgttaATGATTTAATTCTTACTTTACAGCATCTGTAACAAATCAAATTACCACTATCCATATGAATAATAACAAAccaaatattgttattattcaatgtaatacattataatatatattatattaatggtgcaaatttgatttgttacagaagttttagttatatataatataacagcaaTATTTGGGCACATCATCAGAAGGAGTGAAAAAAGCCTTTTcatgaaaaaacatttattaatgaagagTCTGTTTGAAATATTCGCAGAGTTATGATTAATCTTATGCACCTCCTAAACCACGGGTAAAACAGagcataaataaatggattaatggTGGAATTAAGATAAACCACAATCATGAGTTTATGAGTAGTTTCTGTCTGTAGTTCAATAACATCacctaataaactgtaaataaaatatggaagtAAACACACCAGAAACACAGCCACTAAAATGCCAAGgactttagctgcttttctctcagatttcatCGAGAATgaggtgattttctgtgttttaggccGTGTGTGCTTATTAAGCTCTCTGATAGCAGTGGCATGTCTCTtagcaatcacaaaaactcgAGTATACAATATGATTATGACAGAGAgtggaaatataaatgaatatacaaGGTCAATTACAGACCAAACCTcattcagaaagagaaaacactCTCCAGGACATAGTAAAAAATTCATGGAGCTTATATTGAAATAATAGAATGTAACGCTAtaagccagacacacacaccaggtacagtaAACCACAATGCACATAGTCCTCCTagagattgtgtttgtgtagagAAACGGGTTTGAGAGAGCCAAATACCGATCCACAGAGATCAAAGCGACATTATAGATGGATAAGGCCATGATGAAAGCACCAATTAACCAAAAACTAATGCAGAAACCTCTCCCAAAAATCCAGCATGACTCAATTGTCCAGATTAACACTGGAAGCATCACTATGGCGCCGATGAGGAAATCcgacacagccagagagagcacgAGCATGTTGGTTggtgtgtgaagctgcttgaagtgaaaaacagagatgatgatgatcagatttccacacactgttagaagaaccacagcagctgcacatacatacagtaagaTATAAACTGCAGGAGATACAGATCTCTCTGGACAGGAGAAATGCTCACAGCGATCAGACTGATTAAACTCCGTCAGGTTCATgaatacagcattttaaaatgtcttcaaCATACTTAAAAATAACACAGTACACTGGGTGTTGCTTTTGAAAAACAGTAAcagttaaaagaaagaaagaaagaaagaaagaaagaaaaccagtAACAGTACAAATTCACAGCGCAAGCCAGCTCTGATATTTTTAAAGCTTATAATTTGACCACACCCCCAAGTTTGACTGACAGTTCTAGACATATGATGTCATAGTTTGTTGAAACAGAAGCCATAAATGGTATTTGgcaacctgttttttttaataactgttaTATGTAAGAAATGTTATAtgttagaaaatgaaatgaaaacatataatcatCAGATGTAAACAACAAAAGTGTGCATATGCTTAGAAATGTTCCtatgcttaaaaataaataatgattcaGTGCATGTCCTGCCATGGCTTTGTACCAAACTGGCAAACTATTGTActaaataatatcaaaataGTGTGCCACTCTTGTATTTGACACCAATACTGTAGTCAACAGTCCTTGGGCCATGCAGCCTTCTAGCTGAGCTCCTGCCGGGTTGCTGCTGCTTCTGAGAGACAGGGAACCCTGGAGCTTATCCAGTCTTCATAGAACCACAGGTAAAGTACACATGTAACTAGTGCTCTATTTCACTTTCACCTTAATAACGGATGCCACAATGTCATGAGGGACCGACCCTCAGGACTGAATGGAAGGGTGTTCAGAGATGTCCACCACACTCATGCCACTGGAAGGGACTATGTTAACTTTGTAGAACCCAGAAAAGGTGCATGGTGACACCCAGGTAGGAACAGCACAGGAGTCCTGGAACAGCACACTTCTAATTACTGCCCAGGAGCAGGAGACACTTCTTGTAGAGTGTAATTTGTGTCTTTCCACATAACATACAAACATTAATCTCATGATAGAATGACTGCTGTCCAGTCCAAGTaattcactatatggccaacagtatgtggacaccttatcatcacacccatatgtgcgccttccccaaactatgccacaaagttggaagcacacaatagtctagaatgtctttggatCTTGTTGCATACATgacgatttcccttcactggaattaaggggcctagcccaaacctaTTGGAGCATAACTACGCCACTGTGCAAAAATCATTTTCTTATATTCTtacattttcttacatttttttatattaaaccaTTTGACTAGCCCATCTGTTTGCAGATGGTAGCCACTGGTGCGAATTGATTTAATCCCCAACAATTCATTCAGTTTGCGAAGAGTGTGTGACATACAAGAAGTGCCCTGGTCAGTTAGGATCTCTTGCGGGATCCTGACTCAGGAGATTACTCGGACAAGTGCCTCCGCAACACTGTGTGCTCAGATGTTGCAAAGAGCCACTGTTTTCTGGTATCGCATTGTGTAGTCCACAATGTCCTTAAGTGTAGTCCTTAATTGTTGAAAAGGTTTCATCCTTAACCAAGAAAAAGTTACTCACACTGTTTATTGAATGCACACTGTTTACTATCATACAGTACTCTGAATAGAGTTGATGTCATTGGGCGTAAGGTCAATTGTATTCATATTTGATATTTCAAGGGTCaagaacattattaaaataagaaatgaacACTTCTAGATGGCAGCCATCATGCAGAACCCCCTACTTTGTGGACAGAGACCTTGTCATGATGAAGGGGCATGTGTAATTTGGTGAacctctattttctctctctgaatgaGGTTTTGACTGTAGTTGACCTTGTAGtaacatttatatttccacTCTCTGTCATAATCATATTGTACAGTTGCGTTTTTGTGATTGCAAAGAAACATGCTACTGCTGTCAGATAGCTTAATATTCACACACgacctaaaacacacagagactcaATTATATCTAAGAGGAAAGCAGATAAAGTCCTCTGCAttttagtgtctgtgtttgtgacGTGTTTACTTCCATATTTTATTAACAGTGTATTAGGTGATGTTATTGAACTACAGACAGAAACATTCCAGAAATCTTTGATCATACTTTTCTTAATTCCACCATTAAACCATTAATCCAtgtgttatattaataataattctgcaAATATTCCAAACAGACTCTGCATTAATCAGTGATCTTTCACGAGTAGCCTTTTTTACTGCTTCTGATGATGTTACCAGATATTACgataataatataattgaaACTTCTGTAACAAATCAAACCATTAATATAACACATATTGTACTCTAGTATATCTGTCAGGTCAGCTCTGTCTGTGAATTCAGTTCCCCAGAATACACACACGGGCCTAGAGACATTGCCACCTCAGACTACACTACTCAGAATCCACCACCATTGACATGTTTGCAATCACCAGACTAttgaacacactcacctgttcccaatcacacacacacacacacacacacactgcatttgaATCCTTCTGATCTGTGGTTATTGTAACAGAATACTTCGCCTCACATTATGGAACCAGCAGGATAGAACTGATGGGAGAGCAGCGGCAGCGTTTAGCTGGATGCTAAAGTCAACATGCTCTTGCAAGCTCTTGCCTCCACTGCCATGGTCCGTGCTCCTGCCCCGGCTCTGGTACCAGTACACCAATGCCAATGCCGGACAAGTTTTCTGATAACGTATCGCTATGTAAAGGATTCCTTCTtcagtgttttctgtatttcacTAGCCATGAGGGAATGTCTGAGACCAATAAAATTATGCGCTTTATGAACCTGCTTAATGGCAAAGAGCTAAAGTTGGCCACTGCGGTGTGGGAGTTAGGGGGCAAGCCCACATCGTCCTAAGAGCAATTCATGGAACtattttgctgtgtgtttgatcACTCACCTGAGTTTCAGGAGGCTGGAGAGCAGCTGCTAACCTTTTTACAAGACTCACACCATGTAGCAGAGTATGTACTCAAATTCCTCACCATTGCAGCTGGTAGCGGATGGAATGATGCAGCTCCTAAAGCTGCATTTGATGCAGCTCCTAAAGTGCTCATGGAGATGGAGTACCGCGATGAGCCGCTCACCCTTGACCCACGATTGACCTCACCATCCATCTGGACCTTCTGCTCCACAGTTGTTACCCATTCCAGGAGACAGGGCGCTTTCTGCATGTCAACCTTTTGCCTGAACCCATGCAACTGGGGCATACCAAGCTCAGCGAGGGAGAACGGGAGAAGTGACATAGTGAGGACCACTGCTTCTACTGCAGTAGCAAAGAACACCTCATCAGGCTATGTCCACTATGTGCCAAGCCCCCACCCAGGTCAGACACTTCCTTTAGCGTGAGCTGCAGTCCCTGCTTCGACAAGATGAGTTCAGTCCATTTTTTATCACACCAGTCGCTAATGCTCCAGGTTTCCATGTCCTATGAGTGTCCATGCCATGAGGAGGGCACTATTGGGGAGGGCATTATCATTCACAGAACATGGCCCCTCCAAGTCAGTGATCTCCATCAGGAACATACTTTGTTTCTGGTGGTCACACATCCAAGCATCCCATCATCCTGGGCTTTGCCTGGCTGCACGCCCACAATCCCCAAATGTCCTGGGCTGACAAGGAGATCACATGCTGGTCAGATGATTGTTTCCACCAGTGCCTCTTCATGCCCCCAATTTGTGTGGCTTCGACCTCTGTAGTAAGTCCACAACATAATGCACCCCTTGATATTCCATCTAAATACCAGGACCACCTAGAAGTATTCAGCAAAGCCAAGGCCAGCGGTTTACCTTTTCAATGCCCGTACGTCTGTGCCATTGAGCTAATGCCTGGAGCCACTGCAACCCACAACAGGATTTATCCACTCTCCATCACAGGACAGAAAGCCATGGAAGAATATATCCAGGATGTGTTACAACAAGGATATATCTGCCTTTCTACATCTCAGCTTTAGCCGGGTTTTtctttgtggagaaaaaaggaagggGCCTCAGGCCTTGCACTGACTATGGCGGACTCAACCAGGTCACCGTGAAGTACAGGTACCCTTTACCTCTGGTCCCGGCAGCTCTCGAACAACTCTTTTCTGCCCAGATATTCACAAAACTAGACCTTCGCAGTGCATACAACCTGGTACACATCAGGGAGAGAGACCAGTGGAAGACTGCCTTCAGCACCACCAGCGGCCACTATGAGTATTGTATCATGCCAAATGCCTCTTGCGCCCACTCTGTGTTCCAGAGTCCCTGCTGGAAACCATACGCAGAGCACACAGGGCTACTCTTAACTACTCTGCATCCACCATCCACAGGCAGCAGTGGAAAACAGCACACAAGGAGGTAAACAAccttacacacactataaaaaaaatcgtGGATGAGCAAGAAATCCAATCATATGCTGACATAAAAGACATGCACAATTTCTACAGCTCCATAAAGACCACATGGCCCTAGGAGCTGGTCCATCACACCCTTAAAAGCGGCAGATGGATTCACAATCCTAAAAGACTGAAAACAGGTCTTGGCAAGGTGGGCTGAACATCCATCCTCAACCAATACTCACCGACTGAACAccccatcctggaggagttgccTAATTGGCCCCCATTCAAGTCCTTGACCACCGACAAACCTTTCAGGTGTTAGCAGCCATCAACTCCCTGAAAAAATAACAAGTCCGCCAGCAATGATGGTATCCCAGCAGAGCTCCTCAAACAAAGTGGCCACTTGTGTACCAAGATGATCCACCAATACACCCTGCAGGTCTGGGACCAGGGGAATATACCTCAACAATGGAGGGATGCCAACATTGTCACTCTTTACAAAAACAAAGGTGGCAAGTCCATCTATGGCAACAGTCGTGGCATATCGCTGCTAGCTGTTGCAGACAGTGTCCTGGCAATAGTCAGACTATGCAGGCTGGTGGAGAACCTAACAGAACATCTGTTGCCAGAGTCACAATGTGGTTTCAGGAAGAACTGAAGCACTGTGGACATGATTTTCACAGTAAGACAGCGACAAGAAAAGTGTCGTGAACAACACCAGGACCTTTTCATCGAATTTGTCGGTCTCTCTAAAGCCTTCAACACTATGAACTGAGAGCCACTCTGAGACATCCTAATAAAATTTGGCTGCCCTGGCCCACATGACCATAGGGGGTCAGGAAACGGTGCCTTTTAATGTATGCACCAGGGTAAGAAAACGGCGTGTTGGCACCGGTGCTCTTCAACATCTTTCTCCTATGTGTCACAAAGCTTCTCCATGACAAGCTGGAAAGCAGTAGTGGGATCACTGTAGAGTTCAGGCTAGATGGAACCTTTTCAATATCTGAAGGCTCCAGGCAACCACCAAGGCCTCAGCAGTGCAGGTCCTTGAGTTGCAGTATGCtgatgactgtgtgtttgtggctcACACCCCAGAAGACCTGCAAACCATCCTTGCCATGGCCATGAAGGCCTACAGCAGACTAGGCTTGTCAGTCAACACTACCAATACTGAGGTCATATGCCAATGGAGGACCAGCCCCCCACTCACTATGCCTATTTTCACCATAGAATCTCAACCACTAACAATAGTTCTATCCTTTAAATACCTGGACAGCATCCATGACCAGATAAAACAAGCCTCTGCAGCCTTCGGCAAACTCATACAAAACATCTTTCAAAACAAGCATGTCTATCTGTACACCAAAGTTACCATCTATAAAGCTGTCTATATCACTACTTTCCTATTCAGCTGTGAAGCCTGGGTCACATATGCAGGGATTCCATATAAGATGGCTGCAGCAAATTCTGGGGATCACGTACCACATTCTGAAGTGCTTGCTAGGAAAACTACAAGAACATGGAGGCCACGATAACATGGTTTGGCTATGTTataagtgaaagtgaaaagtgaaagtgaagtgactGGTGGCCCATACTAgaaatttgtgctctgcatttaacccatccaagtgcacacacacagtagttaacacacacccggagcagtgggcagcctttttttgctgcagcgcccagggagcagttgggggttcggtgccttgctcaagggtctgacctcagttgtggtattgagggtggaagagagtgctggtcattcactccccccacccacaatccctgccggacctgagactcgaacccaaaaccttcaggttcaccttcgggttgcaagtccaactctctatccgttaggccacgactgcccctgGAGGCCTAAAGATCCCCTGCCATAGCAAGTCCTGTATGGCAGCTTCATCTAGGCCACTAGTACAAAGACCAGCTAAAAACATCACTGAGGAAATGTCAATTTGACCCCAGATGACTTGAAGAAGCCGCCGTTAACCATACCACCTGGGAGCAGCTCTGCCACACAGGAATAGATGGATTTGGAGAGGAAcaggaagaaacaaacaaaaaaacaagactaaGGAGACATACAGCCATGCCTTCCCCCAATAACCCAGACTTCACATGTCCAACA of Pangasianodon hypophthalmus isolate fPanHyp1 chromosome 30, fPanHyp1.pri, whole genome shotgun sequence contains these proteins:
- the LOC128317887 gene encoding trace amine-associated receptor 13c-like; protein product: MNLTEFNQSDRCEHFSCPERSVSPAVYILLYVCAAAVVLLTVCGNLIIIISVFHFKQLHTPTNMLVLSLAVSDFLIGAIVMLPVLIWTIESCWIFGRGFCISFWLIGAFIMALSIYNVALISVDRYLALSNPFLYTNTISRRTMCIVVYCTWCVCLAYSVTFYYFNISSMNFLLCPGECFLFLNEVWSVIDLVYSFIFPLSVIIILYTRVFVIAKRHATAIRELNKHTRPKTQKITSFSMKSERKAAKVLGILVAVFLVCLLPYFIYSLLGDVIELQTETTHKLMIVVYLNSTINPFIYALFYPWFRRCIRLIITLRIFQTDSSLINVFS